One window of Siniperca chuatsi isolate FFG_IHB_CAS linkage group LG15, ASM2008510v1, whole genome shotgun sequence genomic DNA carries:
- the LOC122862213 gene encoding uncharacterized protein LOC122862213, whose amino-acid sequence MGYLVTVDIKNLENGMQRPVKIKKIGGTKFYAFKPLGRNIGNFSFFAVTLNGGVNLQAEESDSSTDTSTSETSSDTDSSSVLSEAVPDLWGELDQYFQEGLSPSSQPQDDATGHTSDGQNIIHSLEAARLTGRDPADVIPHQNFEDQPPFHRESILPANQPLMTAERPQPADRDPGSSSGRNLRRTSFEITYPRSRGASSEGFPSARSNRPRSRTSRCHRCCGATHQQLDLMSRAFWLLCQKLGVQSDNL is encoded by the exons ATGGGGTACCTAGTGACTGTGGATATTAAAAACTTggagaatggaatgcagcgtCCTGTAAAGATCAAGAAGATTGGAGGAA CTAAATTTTATGCGTTTAAACCTTTAGGCAGAAACATAGggaatttttcattttttgcagtgactctaaatGGAGGGGTGAACCTTCAAGCAGAGGAGTCTG ATTCATCAACTGATACCTCAACATCCGAGACCTCGTCTGATactgactcctcatctgtgctttcagaggCAGTACCCG ATCTGTGGGGCGAATTGgaccaatatttccaagaagggttatcgccatcatcacagccacaggatGACGCAACGGGGCATACCTCAGACGgtcaaaacattatacattctTTAGAGGCTGCCCGGTTAACCGGAAGAGATCCAGCTGATGTGATACCGCATCAGAATTTTGAAGATCAACCGCCATTTCACCGGGAGTCAATCTTACCCGCTAATCAACCGCTGATGACCGCGGAGAGGCCTCAACCAGCGGACAGGGATCCAGGATCCTCATCGGGTCGCAACCTCAGGAGAACCAGTTTTGAGATTACATACCCGAGATCCCGCGGGGCTTCCAGCGAAGGATTTCCATCAGCACGCT caaacagacccaggtCCAGAACATCCAGGTGTCATCGGTGCTGCGGAGCTACACACCAGCAATTGGATCTGATGTCTAGAGCCTTTTGGCTCCTCTGTCAGAAGTTAGGTGTAcaaagtgacaatttgtaa